The Halomicronema hongdechloris C2206 genome includes a window with the following:
- a CDS encoding non-ribosomal peptide synthetase, with the protein MSEDLSQQIATLSPKQRKLLELRLKQKQLQYSESQIIPKREGSDNPPLSFAQQRLWFIQQLDPSNTAYNIPLALRLRGELKIAILYRVFHELFRRHETLRTRFISDDEGNPMQVIESTSVRLPVFDLTQVPQLTSESQDLVRQISQLPFDLSQSSSRLALLRLGETDHVLLLTLHHIIADRWSLGILTREFKALYEAFSKGEPSPLLDLPIQYADWALWQRQWLQRERLEKQLSYWHQQLADMSMLELPTDKSRPTTPTFRGGRYPITLSRPLTAALKQLSAQEGISLFVLLLTTFKILLYKYSNQEDIVIGTDIANRNQIETEGLIGLLVNTLVLRTKLNSSFTFQEVVQKVREVTLEAYAHQDLPFERLVEYLKPERDLSRVNPLFQVKFDFQLASVDELRLSGLNLETFPIESETTKFELRFNLSEVDQAIRGQVEYSLDLFNEITIADLTSHFQNLLASVVTDYKLPISELSLFSEQEQRHILVDWNQTEAEYSEACLHELFEAQVERSPEAVALVFEQQHLTYDELNRRANQLAHYLQGQGVGPETLVGVCLERSVAMVIALLGVLKAGGAYVPLDPSHPQERLAYILEDAQARCLLTQAAHVGVLPTSVSPLCLDTDWDCIAESPSYPPAPVTALEQLSYVIYTSGSTGAPKGVQIPHQALSNFLYSMAEYPGLRAEDRLVSVTTVAFDIAALELYLPLLQGARLEVVSREVACDAHHLARRLEQFDATVLQATPATWQMLMSTEWSGSSALLVFCGGDALPLELAHQLYARSAGVWNLYGPTETTIWSAVSELRAECETVPLGQPIANTQLYVLDKAGQPTPIGVPGELHIGGMGLARGYYQRPELTAERLCPIPLAPHLGPVCTRLGT; encoded by the coding sequence ATGTCAGAAGATCTTTCTCAACAAATTGCCACCCTATCACCCAAGCAAAGGAAGTTGCTTGAGCTTCGGCTAAAGCAAAAGCAATTGCAGTATTCCGAGTCTCAGATAATTCCTAAGCGAGAAGGCTCAGATAATCCACCTTTATCCTTTGCTCAACAAAGATTATGGTTCATTCAGCAACTCGATCCATCGAACACAGCCTACAATATTCCTTTAGCACTACGTCTTCGGGGTGAGCTTAAAATAGCAATACTGTATCGAGTTTTTCATGAGCTATTCAGGCGCCATGAAACCTTGCGAACTCGCTTTATAAGCGACGATGAAGGAAACCCCATGCAGGTTATTGAGTCAACTTCTGTGAGATTGCCTGTTTTTGATCTGACTCAAGTACCTCAGCTAACTTCAGAATCTCAAGATTTAGTTAGACAAATTTCACAGCTGCCTTTTGATCTTTCTCAATCATCCTCGAGGCTTGCTCTTCTGCGTCTAGGTGAGACAGATCATGTGTTGCTACTAACACTTCATCATATTATTGCTGATCGCTGGTCTTTGGGCATCCTAACACGAGAATTTAAGGCCCTCTATGAAGCGTTTTCAAAAGGTGAACCGTCTCCCCTGCTTGATTTGCCAATTCAATATGCGGATTGGGCACTCTGGCAACGGCAATGGCTACAGAGAGAGAGATTAGAAAAACAGCTGAGCTATTGGCACCAGCAGCTTGCTGATATGTCGATGCTAGAACTTCCGACGGATAAGTCTCGACCAACTACACCAACATTTCGTGGAGGTCGATATCCTATTACATTGTCAAGACCGCTTACTGCAGCGTTGAAGCAACTGAGTGCCCAAGAAGGGATAAGCTTGTTTGTCTTACTATTGACAACATTTAAGATCTTACTTTATAAATATTCCAATCAAGAAGACATTGTTATAGGCACTGATATTGCTAATCGAAACCAGATCGAAACTGAGGGATTAATTGGCCTCTTAGTAAATACATTAGTGCTACGAACAAAGCTGAACAGCAGTTTTACCTTTCAAGAGGTAGTACAAAAAGTTCGTGAAGTAACACTAGAAGCTTATGCTCATCAAGATCTGCCTTTTGAAAGATTAGTTGAGTATTTAAAGCCCGAACGAGATCTCAGTCGAGTCAATCCACTATTTCAAGTCAAGTTTGATTTTCAGCTTGCTTCTGTAGATGAACTAAGGCTGTCTGGCTTGAACTTAGAGACTTTTCCAATAGAAAGCGAAACAACAAAATTTGAATTACGTTTTAATTTGTCTGAAGTCGATCAAGCAATTCGAGGACAAGTAGAGTACAGTCTAGATTTATTTAATGAAATTACTATTGCTGACCTAACTTCACATTTCCAAAATTTATTAGCGTCTGTTGTTACTGACTATAAATTACCTATATCAGAGCTTTCCCTCTTTAGCGAACAAGAACAACGGCATATTTTAGTTGACTGGAATCAGACGGAGGCTGAGTATTCAGAGGCTTGCCTCCATGAGTTATTTGAAGCGCAAGTGGAGCGCAGCCCGGAGGCAGTGGCGCTAGTGTTTGAGCAGCAGCACCTGACCTATGACGAGTTGAATCGTCGGGCCAATCAATTGGCCCATTACCTGCAGGGCCAAGGCGTGGGACCTGAAACCTTAGTAGGGGTATGTCTAGAGCGCTCGGTGGCGATGGTGATTGCACTGCTAGGGGTGCTGAAAGCGGGGGGTGCGTATGTGCCTCTGGATCCGAGCCACCCTCAAGAGCGACTGGCCTATATCCTAGAAGACGCACAGGCCCGTTGTTTGCTAACGCAAGCAGCTCACGTTGGCGTGCTACCCACCTCAGTTTCCCCTCTGTGCCTAGACACCGATTGGGACTGCATTGCTGAGAGCCCCAGCTATCCTCCTGCTCCAGTTACCGCACTCGAGCAGCTCAGCTATGTGATCTACACCTCAGGGTCCACCGGAGCCCCCAAAGGCGTCCAGATTCCCCATCAGGCGTTGAGCAACTTCCTATATAGCATGGCTGAGTATCCAGGGCTCAGGGCTGAGGACCGACTGGTCTCAGTCACAACCGTCGCTTTTGACATTGCAGCCTTGGAGTTATACCTGCCACTCCTTCAAGGAGCTCGATTGGAGGTGGTGAGTCGAGAGGTCGCCTGTGATGCTCATCATTTGGCTCGGCGACTAGAGCAATTTGACGCGACAGTGCTGCAAGCGACTCCAGCCACCTGGCAGATGCTGATGTCAACGGAGTGGTCCGGGTCATCTGCATTGCTAGTGTTCTGTGGCGGGGACGCCTTGCCATTGGAGTTAGCCCATCAGTTGTACGCTCGCAGTGCAGGGGTCTGGAACCTGTATGGACCGACCGAGACGACGATTTGGTCTGCGGTGAGTGAACTGAGGGCTGAGTGTGAGACAGTGCCCTTAGGCCAGCCCATTGCCAACACTCAGCTATATGTGCTGGATAAAGCCGGACAACCCACTCCCATTGGGGTGCCAGGTGAACTGCACATTGGTGGCATGGGGCTAGCCCGAGGCTATTACCAGCGCCCCGAGTTAACAGCAGAACGCTTGTGCCCAATCCCTTTAGCCCCACACCTGGGGCCCGTCTGTACAAGACTGGGGACTTAG
- a CDS encoding LLM class flavin-dependent oxidoreductase, translating to MDFSLFYFSGDGSTDQPDKYRLLLESAKFAELHHFSALWTPERHFHPFGGLYPNPSLTSAALAMITERVRLRAGSVVMPLHNPARVAEEWAVVDNLSQGRVDLAFASGWTLDDFVLSNESYGNRKDTMWNGISALQKLWAGEPIELLDPEGKAFQLKTFPKPLQPELPTWIVCQSTNTFLKAGEVGANVLTSLLSGNLEEVAAQIQGYRQTLAEHGHDPHAKKVAMMLHTFVGDDFDTVKEQVRQPFYSYLKTHLGLLEQLAKGLNVNISLKEFSDDDINSLLSFAYEGWLKGRTLIGSQETCATMVKRLEQAGVDEAACLIDFNPDVDAVMSGLPHLKELKDNFQSPTRRMAETY from the coding sequence ATGGATTTCAGCTTATTTTATTTCTCTGGTGACGGGTCAACTGATCAGCCTGACAAATATCGGCTATTGCTCGAAAGTGCAAAATTTGCAGAACTGCATCACTTCTCTGCCCTATGGACGCCAGAGCGCCACTTTCATCCTTTTGGTGGGCTCTATCCCAATCCCTCACTCACCAGTGCGGCCCTGGCCATGATCACAGAGCGGGTCAGACTCAGAGCAGGCAGTGTTGTGATGCCGTTGCATAATCCGGCTCGGGTGGCTGAAGAATGGGCCGTCGTGGACAATCTGTCTCAGGGTAGGGTTGACCTTGCCTTTGCCTCGGGCTGGACCCTAGATGACTTTGTCTTGTCTAACGAAAGCTATGGGAATCGCAAAGATACGATGTGGAATGGTATCAGCGCATTGCAAAAGCTATGGGCTGGGGAACCTATAGAGCTGTTAGATCCAGAAGGGAAGGCTTTCCAGCTGAAAACATTTCCCAAGCCCCTTCAACCCGAACTCCCGACTTGGATCGTTTGTCAATCGACTAACACCTTCCTCAAGGCTGGTGAAGTGGGGGCCAATGTGTTGACTTCTCTCCTAAGCGGAAACTTAGAAGAAGTGGCTGCGCAAATACAGGGCTATCGTCAAACTTTAGCTGAACATGGACATGATCCCCACGCCAAAAAAGTAGCGATGATGCTACACACCTTTGTTGGAGACGATTTTGACACGGTTAAGGAGCAGGTTAGGCAGCCTTTTTATAGCTATCTAAAGACCCACCTTGGATTGCTAGAACAGTTGGCAAAAGGGCTTAATGTTAATATCAGCTTGAAAGAGTTTTCAGATGACGACATCAACAGCTTGTTGTCGTTTGCCTACGAAGGATGGCTGAAAGGAAGAACCCTGATCGGCTCACAAGAAACCTGCGCAACAATGGTTAAGCGGCTTGAGCAAGCTGGAGTCGATGAAGCAGCTTGCCTAATTGATTTCAATCCTGATGTTGATGCAGTCATGAGTGGGTTGCCACACCTTAAAGAACTAAAAGATAATTTTCAGAGTCCAACCAGACGAATGGCTGAGACTTACTAA
- a CDS encoding type I polyketide synthase → MATDLQINKNISPKDEIAIIAMSGCFPRANNAEQLWRNLQGGIESISFFADEELLAAGVDDNMLNDPHYVKAGTLLDDIDKFDADFFGFTPREAEIADPQQRLLIECVWEALEQAGYDPEQYSGPIGLFTGAGLSTYSLNNLYPNRQWLESAAGLEVLTRNDKDYLSTSISYKLNLKGPSLTIQTACSTSLVAVHLACQSLLNGESDLAIAGGVTIKVPQKTGYLYQEGGIASADGHCRAFDANAKGTVFGNGVGVVALKRLEDALTEGDRILAVIKGSAINNDGAQKIGYTAPSIDGQAAVISEALAVAEVNPDTISYIEAHGTGTSLGDPIELAALTQAFRTGTDRCGFCAIGSVKTNIGHLDTAAGVAGLIKTVLALQHRQIPPSLHFEQPNPQIDFEASPFYVNTRLQPWAANGTPRRAGISSFGIGGTNAHVVLEEAPALPPSGASRPWQILPLSAKTPTALETATTQLADYLQQHPDANLADVAYTLQVGRRPFEHRRLVVCRNLETAVQALGDPTSPSVLTQLSDDEHQPIVFMFSGQGAQYLHMGRELYEHEPVFREQVDGCCELLHPHLGLDLRQVLYGDSPKDDAAAQLRQTAIAQPALFVVEYALAQLWMSWGIRPEAMIGHSIGEYVAACLAGIFSLEDALTLVAARGRLMQQMPAGAMLSVPLSGAEIHPWLSDQLSLASLNAPALSVVSGSDAAIEALQQRLSDHGIKSRRLHTSHAFHSSMMEPVLRPFMAQLQSLSLNPPQIPVVSNLTGTWLTAAKATNPSYWANHLRQPVQFAAGMATLLQEPKYIFLEVGPGRTLSTFAKQQTTEALVLTSLRHPQDTTSDQAGILTTLGRLWLAGVPANWSGFTAHESRRRVLLPTYPFERKRYWIDPPQGSAESSQPHLSELKRKPDPADWFYLPTWQRTLLPKPDVNQPHHWLLLTDTCGIGDGLANRLNQLGHSVITVSLGKQFSQLSSICYEINPQEQQSYDALIQALKASDQIPEKIVHLWGVTAESETPLPSSAQEFQPYQKRGFYSLLFLTRAIAQQLTNPLEIYVVTDQIYEVTGGESLIPAKATVLGPCKVIPQEYPQLTCRSIDIQVPKSAYIDTLIEQLLAECTTSSTHPVIAYRGNHRWTQTFEPIRLPATQKIHPRLRQNGIYLLVGDLVDGMGLSFAQSLIEKTKAKIAFIGHLGLPHRESWQAWLDTHDGSDQTSDIIRQLQVLEDKAEVFLIEFNDTQTDQIQAAIHQVLEHFGKIHGVLYLPEITAEKAVSAIEEIDLTDCEQHFQKIYSLSSLCNALQGISLDFCLLQSSMSCVLGGLGLANYAAAYLSMDAIIHQQNQMQKEIPWLSVNRQAFHTGRKTESQSESLPDLSTELAMTPGEVWEAFLRVLARVDAGQVVASTGDLQQRFDQSIKLEPKKSLEVLKQHARPNVQSTYVAPQNDVEVAIAHIWQTLIGIEQVGIHDNFFELGGHSLLAVQVTSRLREIFQVDLPLKAILFDAPTVAGLATIISEQQSHLETEHEIAAFVEEIQNLSPEEIDQALAQEL, encoded by the coding sequence ATGGCAACTGATTTGCAGATAAACAAAAATATATCTCCGAAAGATGAAATTGCCATCATTGCCATGTCAGGTTGTTTTCCCAGAGCCAACAATGCTGAGCAACTGTGGCGAAATTTGCAGGGGGGAATTGAATCAATCTCTTTCTTTGCAGATGAAGAATTATTGGCTGCAGGGGTTGACGATAACATGCTCAACGATCCCCACTATGTCAAAGCAGGAACTCTGCTGGATGACATTGACAAGTTCGATGCTGATTTCTTTGGTTTTACCCCTAGGGAGGCCGAGATTGCCGATCCCCAGCAACGCCTCTTAATTGAATGTGTCTGGGAAGCACTTGAGCAAGCCGGCTATGACCCGGAGCAGTACTCAGGTCCAATTGGCCTATTCACCGGAGCCGGCCTCAGCACCTATTCTCTCAATAATCTATATCCCAACCGTCAGTGGTTAGAATCTGCGGCTGGGCTAGAAGTACTGACCCGCAATGATAAAGACTATCTATCTACTAGCATTTCTTATAAATTAAATCTTAAGGGGCCGAGCCTAACGATTCAGACGGCCTGCTCTACCTCGTTGGTTGCTGTGCACTTAGCCTGTCAAAGTCTGCTTAACGGTGAGAGTGATCTAGCGATCGCAGGTGGCGTTACCATCAAAGTGCCCCAGAAAACCGGTTACCTTTATCAAGAGGGTGGGATTGCGTCTGCCGATGGTCACTGTCGAGCCTTTGATGCCAATGCCAAAGGTACAGTATTTGGCAATGGTGTTGGAGTAGTGGCCCTCAAGCGTTTGGAGGATGCATTAACAGAGGGCGATCGCATCTTAGCCGTGATCAAAGGCTCTGCCATTAATAACGATGGGGCGCAGAAAATCGGCTACACTGCCCCCAGCATTGATGGTCAAGCCGCTGTTATCTCTGAGGCCCTGGCGGTAGCTGAAGTCAATCCTGATACCATCAGCTACATTGAAGCTCATGGTACTGGGACTTCCCTTGGCGACCCCATTGAGCTGGCGGCACTGACCCAGGCATTCCGCACTGGCACAGATCGCTGTGGCTTCTGCGCCATTGGATCTGTGAAAACCAACATTGGCCACTTAGATACCGCTGCCGGCGTGGCTGGGTTGATTAAAACAGTTCTAGCCCTCCAACATCGACAGATTCCCCCGAGTCTTCATTTTGAGCAACCAAATCCCCAAATTGACTTTGAGGCCAGTCCCTTCTATGTCAATACTCGCCTACAGCCGTGGGCAGCCAATGGCACTCCACGGCGGGCTGGAATTAGTTCCTTTGGCATCGGTGGCACCAATGCCCATGTTGTGTTGGAAGAGGCCCCAGCTCTCCCTCCCTCCGGGGCGTCTCGACCCTGGCAAATCTTACCACTGTCAGCCAAAACACCCACGGCTTTAGAAACTGCCACAACTCAGTTGGCGGATTATCTCCAACAGCATCCTGATGCGAACCTGGCAGATGTCGCCTATACCCTTCAGGTGGGGCGGCGCCCATTTGAGCATCGTCGCCTTGTGGTCTGTCGAAACCTTGAGACAGCAGTCCAAGCCTTAGGTGATCCCACGTCGCCATCGGTTCTGACCCAGCTCAGTGACGATGAGCATCAGCCAATTGTGTTTATGTTCTCTGGTCAGGGGGCCCAATATCTCCACATGGGACGAGAGCTCTACGAGCATGAACCCGTGTTCCGAGAGCAGGTGGATGGATGTTGCGAGTTACTGCACCCCCATCTCGGTCTAGATCTACGCCAGGTACTCTATGGCGATAGTCCAAAGGACGATGCTGCGGCTCAACTACGGCAGACAGCGATCGCGCAACCGGCTCTATTTGTCGTGGAATATGCTCTGGCTCAACTGTGGATGAGTTGGGGAATTCGGCCAGAGGCCATGATCGGCCACAGCATTGGTGAATATGTTGCGGCCTGTTTAGCTGGAATCTTTTCCCTAGAAGATGCACTGACTCTAGTTGCAGCCCGGGGACGCTTGATGCAGCAAATGCCTGCCGGTGCTATGCTCTCGGTGCCACTATCTGGAGCAGAGATTCATCCTTGGCTCAGTGATCAGCTCTCTCTTGCCAGTCTCAATGCCCCTGCTTTATCAGTGGTGTCAGGGTCTGACGCCGCCATCGAAGCGTTGCAGCAGCGTTTATCAGACCATGGTATTAAGAGTCGTCGACTGCATACCTCCCATGCCTTCCATTCATCCATGATGGAGCCTGTACTCAGGCCTTTCATGGCGCAGCTGCAGAGCCTCTCCCTCAATCCTCCCCAAATTCCCGTAGTTTCTAACCTTACGGGCACCTGGTTGACAGCAGCAAAAGCCACCAATCCGAGCTACTGGGCTAATCATCTGCGTCAACCGGTGCAGTTTGCTGCGGGAATGGCAACTCTACTACAGGAGCCCAAGTACATTTTCCTGGAGGTGGGTCCTGGCAGAACCTTGAGTACGTTCGCAAAGCAACAAACGACAGAGGCTTTAGTGCTAACGTCGTTACGACATCCTCAGGACACTACCTCTGATCAAGCAGGGATTTTAACCACCTTAGGTCGCCTCTGGCTAGCAGGGGTGCCAGCGAACTGGAGCGGATTTACAGCCCACGAATCGCGGCGACGGGTACTGTTGCCAACCTATCCCTTTGAGCGTAAGCGCTATTGGATCGATCCACCTCAGGGATCGGCAGAATCTTCTCAGCCTCATTTGTCCGAACTAAAGCGCAAACCTGATCCGGCAGATTGGTTTTATTTGCCAACCTGGCAGCGAACATTGCTACCCAAACCAGATGTCAACCAGCCCCATCACTGGTTGTTATTGACAGATACCTGTGGTATTGGAGATGGACTAGCGAACCGCTTAAATCAGTTGGGTCACTCGGTTATTACGGTCTCCTTAGGTAAGCAGTTTTCGCAATTGAGTTCCATCTGCTATGAAATTAATCCCCAGGAGCAACAGAGTTACGACGCTCTAATTCAAGCCCTAAAAGCTTCGGACCAAATTCCGGAGAAAATCGTTCATCTATGGGGAGTGACGGCTGAATCCGAAACACCGTTACCGTCTTCAGCTCAAGAATTTCAGCCCTACCAAAAGCGGGGTTTTTACAGTCTCCTATTTCTCACGCGGGCAATTGCTCAACAGCTAACCAATCCTCTCGAGATATATGTTGTGACCGATCAGATATATGAGGTCACTGGAGGAGAATCCTTAATTCCAGCAAAGGCCACTGTCTTAGGACCATGTAAAGTCATCCCTCAAGAGTATCCGCAGCTTACTTGCCGCAGTATTGATATTCAGGTACCTAAGTCGGCATACATTGATACTCTAATAGAGCAATTACTAGCGGAATGCACAACATCCTCGACTCATCCGGTGATTGCCTATCGAGGGAATCATCGCTGGACTCAAACCTTCGAACCAATCCGTTTACCTGCTACACAGAAGATTCACCCACGATTAAGACAAAATGGAATTTATTTACTAGTTGGTGATCTTGTTGATGGTATGGGATTGTCCTTTGCTCAATCTCTAATAGAAAAAACTAAGGCAAAGATTGCATTCATTGGTCATCTGGGACTTCCACATCGAGAGAGTTGGCAAGCTTGGTTAGATACCCATGATGGTTCAGATCAGACGAGTGATATTATTCGTCAGTTACAGGTATTAGAGGATAAAGCTGAGGTATTTCTGATCGAATTCAATGATACTCAAACCGATCAAATTCAGGCAGCAATTCATCAAGTTCTGGAACACTTTGGCAAGATTCATGGTGTTCTATATCTTCCCGAAATTACAGCCGAAAAAGCAGTGTCTGCCATTGAAGAAATAGATCTAACCGATTGTGAACAACACTTTCAGAAGATTTATAGCTTATCGAGTCTATGCAATGCCTTACAAGGAATTTCACTAGACTTCTGTCTCTTACAGTCTTCAATGTCTTGTGTTTTAGGAGGTTTAGGACTAGCTAACTATGCTGCAGCTTATCTAAGTATGGATGCTATTATCCATCAACAGAATCAGATGCAAAAAGAGATTCCCTGGTTAAGCGTCAATCGTCAAGCGTTTCACACTGGGCGAAAAACAGAATCTCAAAGTGAATCGCTTCCTGATTTGTCAACTGAATTGGCGATGACACCAGGGGAAGTCTGGGAAGCTTTTCTACGGGTATTAGCTAGGGTTGATGCTGGTCAAGTTGTCGCTTCTACTGGAGACTTGCAGCAACGATTTGATCAATCGATTAAACTTGAACCTAAGAAAAGCCTAGAGGTGCTTAAACAGCATGCTAGGCCTAATGTTCAGAGTACTTATGTGGCTCCTCAGAATGATGTAGAAGTTGCGATCGCTCACATCTGGCAAACCCTAATTGGCATCGAGCAGGTCGGTATTCATGATAATTTCTTTGAGCTGGGGGGCCATTCTCTGCTGGCTGTACAGGTGACCTCTCGCTTACGAGAGATATTCCAGGTCGATCTGCCGTTAAAGGCTATTTTGTTCGATGCACCGACCGTTGCAGGACTAGCCACCATCATTAGCGAACAACAGTCGCACCTGGAGACGGAACACGAAATCGCGGCGTTTGTTGAAGAGATTCAGAATTTGTCTCCAGAGGAGATCGATCAAGCACTGGCTCAGGAACTGTAA
- the panP gene encoding pyridoxal-dependent aspartate 1-decarboxylase PanP yields MNYPSRNFIASQPCQASKRIMQLFNPSAQSQLVEQAIEEKLAVLAQAFLHENLSTTDIDFEHLMERFSDSELPRAPFEFEQYFPSLAEDIVTHAVHTSSPRFIGHMTSALPYFVRPLAKLVTALNQNAVKVETAKSLSPCERQSLGRMHRLIYQYSTDFYKQHIHNHQSTLGILVSGGTVANITALWCARNNALGARGKFAGVEQEGLSAALSFYGYKGATIIGSNLMHYSFDKAADLLGIGSQNLIKIPVDDRNHIDLKLLHQAVLHCQSQRKLILAIIGIAGTTDAGGIDPLHDIASIARSAKTHFHVDAAWGDPLLFSRQHRHKLAGIEQADSVTIDGHKQMYLPMGIVMVFFRNPHLAKAIEKSASYTIRNGSLDLGKRSLEGSRPGMALFLHAALNLIGVEGYEFLIDEGLRKTQYMAERIRTMPEFELIAKPDINLLVYQYIPEPFRERATHKQLIKSDYCVISRFNERLQKVQRQVGRTFISRTVKSIRHFDQEVTIVALRAVLANPLTSETDIDAVLDDQLQIAARLEIETSLEGPVRVV; encoded by the coding sequence ATGAACTATCCTTCTAGGAATTTTATAGCTTCTCAGCCTTGTCAGGCTAGTAAAAGGATCATGCAGCTATTCAATCCGTCTGCTCAATCCCAATTGGTTGAGCAAGCGATCGAAGAGAAGCTAGCCGTATTGGCCCAAGCTTTTTTACATGAAAATTTATCAACGACCGACATTGACTTCGAGCACTTAATGGAGAGATTTAGCGACAGTGAGTTGCCGAGAGCGCCTTTCGAGTTTGAACAGTATTTTCCATCCCTAGCTGAAGATATTGTTACCCATGCGGTGCATACTTCCTCACCACGATTTATTGGTCACATGACATCGGCCTTGCCGTATTTTGTACGGCCTTTAGCCAAGTTAGTAACGGCGCTTAATCAAAATGCTGTCAAGGTAGAAACTGCTAAGTCTCTAAGTCCCTGTGAGCGTCAGTCTTTAGGGCGCATGCACCGATTAATTTATCAATACTCCACCGATTTTTATAAACAACATATCCATAACCACCAGAGCACATTAGGGATTTTAGTCTCGGGAGGAACAGTTGCCAATATTACAGCCCTATGGTGTGCACGGAATAATGCCTTGGGAGCTCGTGGTAAATTTGCTGGGGTTGAACAGGAAGGCTTATCCGCAGCTCTGAGTTTCTATGGATACAAAGGAGCTACCATCATTGGCTCCAACCTCATGCATTATTCCTTCGACAAAGCAGCTGATTTACTGGGAATCGGCTCACAAAATTTAATCAAAATTCCGGTTGACGATAGAAATCATATTGATCTAAAGTTATTGCATCAGGCAGTTTTGCATTGTCAATCGCAACGAAAACTCATTCTCGCAATAATTGGAATTGCAGGCACAACCGATGCTGGTGGTATAGATCCACTGCATGATATTGCCTCTATTGCCCGGAGTGCTAAAACTCATTTCCATGTTGATGCAGCTTGGGGAGATCCTCTACTATTTTCTCGCCAGCATCGCCATAAGTTAGCAGGCATTGAGCAAGCAGATTCAGTAACTATCGATGGTCATAAGCAGATGTACTTACCCATGGGGATTGTCATGGTATTTTTTCGCAATCCTCACTTGGCCAAAGCAATTGAAAAAAGTGCCAGTTACACCATTCGTAATGGCTCCCTGGATCTCGGTAAGCGATCCTTAGAAGGGTCTCGACCAGGTATGGCCCTATTCTTACATGCAGCGCTGAACTTGATTGGGGTAGAAGGATATGAGTTCTTGATCGATGAAGGACTGCGCAAGACCCAATACATGGCAGAGCGCATTCGCACCATGCCTGAGTTTGAGTTAATTGCTAAGCCTGATATTAATTTATTAGTTTATCAGTACATTCCGGAGCCATTTAGAGAACGTGCTACTCATAAACAATTAATTAAAAGTGATTACTGCGTCATTAGCCGGTTCAATGAGCGACTGCAAAAGGTTCAACGCCAGGTTGGCCGAACCTTCATCTCTCGCACGGTTAAAAGCATTCGTCATTTTGATCAAGAAGTAACAATTGTAGCTCTGAGGGCAGTATTGGCAAATCCACTAACGAGTGAAACTGATATCGACGCTGTTTTAGATGATCAACTTCAAATTGCGGCCAGGTTAGAAATAGAAACTTCACTAGAAGGGCCTGTCAGAGTTGTGTAG